The following coding sequences lie in one Rhizobium rhododendri genomic window:
- a CDS encoding zinc-binding dehydrogenase: protein MRALQLVDDRKLEITDLPEPDAPGPGEVTLRVKAVALNHIDVWGWRGMAFAKRKMPLVIGAEASGVVEAIGPGVSSVLPGQLVSIYGARTCGLCHHCRAGRDNLCENVSGVHGFHLDGFAQEKVNLPARLLVPAPPGVDAIAAALAPVTFGTVEHMLFDNAKLQSGETILIHAGGSGIGSAAIQLAKNIGCTVITTVGSDDKIERAKALGADHVINYRVDRFEGVVRKLTKKKGVDVVFEHVGKDTFGPSMFCLKRGGRLVTCGSTSGVSAEINLMMLFQQQLKLMGSFGCRMENMADAMQKMARGYVHPVIDTEVRFDDIDKALERMESRQIFGKIILKMD from the coding sequence ATGCGTGCTTTGCAACTCGTCGACGACCGCAAGCTTGAAATCACCGACCTGCCTGAACCGGATGCGCCCGGTCCCGGCGAGGTGACGTTGCGCGTCAAAGCGGTGGCGCTGAACCATATCGACGTCTGGGGATGGCGCGGCATGGCCTTTGCCAAGCGCAAGATGCCGCTTGTCATCGGCGCCGAAGCATCCGGCGTCGTCGAGGCTATCGGCCCTGGCGTATCCAGCGTATTGCCGGGCCAGCTGGTGTCGATCTATGGCGCGCGCACCTGCGGCCTTTGCCATCACTGCCGCGCGGGCCGCGATAATCTCTGTGAAAACGTCAGCGGCGTGCACGGCTTTCATCTCGACGGCTTTGCGCAGGAGAAGGTCAACCTGCCGGCCCGTCTGCTGGTGCCGGCGCCTCCCGGCGTCGATGCCATTGCGGCAGCGCTTGCCCCGGTCACTTTCGGCACCGTCGAGCACATGCTGTTCGACAATGCCAAACTGCAGTCCGGCGAGACCATCCTCATCCATGCCGGCGGCTCCGGTATCGGCTCGGCGGCGATCCAGCTGGCAAAGAACATCGGCTGCACCGTCATCACCACGGTCGGTTCCGACGATAAGATCGAACGGGCAAAGGCTCTTGGCGCCGATCATGTCATCAATTATCGCGTCGACCGCTTCGAAGGGGTCGTGCGCAAGCTCACCAAGAAGAAGGGCGTCGACGTCGTCTTCGAGCATGTCGGAAAGGACACGTTCGGACCGTCGATGTTCTGCCTGAAGCGCGGCGGTCGGCTCGTCACCTGCGGCTCGACATCCGGCGTGTCGGCTGAGATCAACCTGATGATGCTGTTCCAGCAGCAGCTGAAGCTGATGGGCTCGTTCGGCTGCCGCATGGAAAACATGGCGGATGCCATGCAGAAGATGGCGCGCGGCTACGTGCATCCCGTCATCGACACGGAAGTACGTTTCGACGACATCGACAAGGCGCTTGAGCGGATGGAGTCGCGGCAGATCTTCGGCAAGATCATCCTGAAGATGGATTGA
- a CDS encoding L,D-transpeptidase produces the protein MKTTIPAAVATLCLGFYAASADASALLARIDIAAQTMTVSENGITRYQWKVSTARPGYVTPTGNYTAKWLSRDHHSKKYDNAPMPFAVFFNGGYAVHGTTEVRRLGRPASHGCVRLQTANAAVFFSMASQAGLENTRIIISQ, from the coding sequence ATGAAGACGACGATTCCTGCTGCTGTGGCAACTCTCTGCCTCGGTTTTTATGCTGCGTCTGCCGATGCTTCGGCGCTCCTGGCGCGGATCGACATTGCCGCGCAGACGATGACAGTCAGCGAAAACGGCATCACCCGCTATCAGTGGAAAGTCTCGACGGCCCGGCCGGGTTATGTCACGCCGACCGGCAACTATACCGCCAAGTGGCTGTCCCGCGACCATCACTCGAAGAAGTATGACAACGCCCCGATGCCCTTCGCGGTGTTCTTCAACGGCGGCTATGCGGTGCATGGGACCACCGAGGTCCGCCGTCTCGGCCGGCCGGCGTCTCACGGTTGCGTCCGCTTGCAGACCGCGAATGCTGCTGTGTTCTTCTCTATGGCGAGCCAAGCCGGGCTTGAGAACACACGCATTATCATCAGCCAATAA
- the cobD gene encoding threonine-phosphate decarboxylase CobD, whose protein sequence is MSGRIAHGGGITAAAHLYGGDADDWLDLSTGINPNLVTIPPIEASAWHRLPDQHLVERARAAAQTYYRSGDCRPLPVPGTQSVIQLLPRLVAEGTRVAVLGPTYGEYRRVFSLAGLAVDEIADLDAVTEAHGLVVVVNPNNPDGRVHMPDQLVALQHRLRRQDGWLVVDEAFGDGSPQASLTPLASGMDKLIVFRSFGKFFGLAGIRLGFVIANPFLQERFEDWLGPWAVSGPALSLAANVFAGDTAAIGRRLAERSAALRSVLAGAGLSVTGGTDLFALVADSRAGAIHEHLCRHHILVRKFDYAAEWLRFGLTADAAEDRRLASALTGLTS, encoded by the coding sequence ATGAGCGGCAGGATCGCCCATGGCGGCGGCATCACTGCCGCGGCGCATCTCTACGGCGGTGACGCCGACGATTGGCTCGACCTGTCGACAGGGATCAACCCCAACCTGGTGACGATCCCGCCGATAGAAGCGAGCGCATGGCACCGGCTGCCGGACCAGCATCTGGTGGAGCGCGCCAGGGCGGCTGCGCAGACCTATTACCGCAGTGGCGATTGCCGGCCATTGCCGGTGCCGGGGACGCAGTCGGTCATCCAACTGCTGCCGCGTCTGGTGGCCGAGGGCACGCGCGTCGCGGTGCTGGGGCCGACCTATGGCGAGTACAGGCGCGTGTTTTCGCTGGCTGGCCTTGCCGTCGATGAGATCGCCGATCTCGACGCCGTCACGGAGGCGCATGGGCTGGTGGTGGTGGTCAATCCCAACAATCCGGATGGTCGCGTTCATATGCCCGACCAACTGGTGGCGCTCCAGCATCGACTTCGCCGGCAGGATGGCTGGCTGGTGGTCGACGAGGCATTTGGAGACGGCAGCCCGCAGGCGAGCCTTACGCCGCTGGCGTCCGGCATGGACAAGCTGATAGTCTTCCGGTCGTTCGGAAAATTCTTCGGGCTGGCCGGTATCAGGCTCGGTTTCGTGATCGCCAATCCCTTCCTGCAGGAACGTTTTGAGGACTGGCTCGGACCCTGGGCAGTTTCGGGTCCGGCGCTATCGCTGGCGGCCAACGTGTTTGCCGGAGATACGGCAGCAATCGGCAGGCGGCTGGCCGAACGCAGCGCTGCATTGCGCTCGGTGCTTGCCGGCGCGGGGCTATCGGTTACCGGCGGGACCGATCTGTTCGCTCTCGTTGCCGACAGCCGGGCGGGTGCGATTCACGAGCACCTTTGCCGGCATCACATTTTGGTCCGCAAATTCGACTATGCCGCAGAGTGGCTGCGTTTCGGGCTGACGGCCGATGCGGCAGAGGATCGCCGGCTGGCATCGGCACTCACCGGGTTGACATCATGA
- a CDS encoding 3-hydroxyacyl-ACP dehydratase FabZ family protein, translating to MLLEYFQMIDRIESVDLSKGILRARSVVPSNSPVFEGHFPGMPLVPGVLLIETMAQASGMLVLAATNFAAMPFLMTVDGAKMRSFVEPDAVLDIEAILEHDGSGYAVTKAKITVAGKKVCDAQLKLRTLPFNEVPLADIVRKRATEVGLLDAIAASA from the coding sequence ATGCTGCTGGAATATTTCCAGATGATCGACCGGATCGAGTCCGTCGACCTGTCCAAGGGTATCTTGAGGGCGCGCTCCGTCGTGCCGTCCAACAGTCCGGTTTTCGAAGGCCATTTTCCCGGAATGCCGTTGGTTCCGGGTGTCCTCTTGATCGAGACCATGGCGCAGGCGTCCGGCATGCTCGTTCTGGCCGCCACGAATTTTGCCGCGATGCCGTTCCTGATGACCGTCGACGGCGCGAAGATGCGTTCCTTCGTCGAGCCGGATGCGGTACTCGATATCGAGGCCATTCTGGAACATGACGGATCCGGCTATGCTGTCACCAAGGCGAAGATCACTGTCGCCGGCAAGAAGGTCTGCGATGCGCAGTTGAAGCTGCGCACGCTGCCGTTTAATGAGGTGCCGCTGGCCGATATTGTTCGCAAGCGCGCCACGGAAGTCGGGCTTCTCGACGCGATTGCTGCCAGCGCCTGA
- a CDS encoding beta-ketoacyl-ACP synthase, with protein sequence MSKAPNDVVITGVGIVTCQGVGKDAHVALLTSGTSPAVIVETEKFKPYPVHPLPEIDWSQQIPKRGDQRQMENWQRIGVFAAGLALDDAGFKDNFEACGAMDMIVAAGGGERDINVDTLIVDEGLKRNDRELMLNEKLTTELRPTLFLAQLSNLLAGNISIVHKVTGSSRTFMGEEAAGISAVETAFHRIKSGESTHALVGGAFSAERLDMILLFESIGGHSVGDWQPLWSRREGSGGGMIVGSLGAFLVLESRAHAESRGAHIYATIDAIEGDRGNRDDGRFEARLERLLEPAMGSGSEAIVFSGSSGLHEIAAREKAVLDKALPEAAIRGYGGVTGHGLETQFPLGIAFAALALANKAKVPAFDPNHEKPMGTAARTAIVTTVGHTRGEGVAVLSTEPQE encoded by the coding sequence ATGAGCAAGGCTCCCAATGACGTCGTCATCACAGGCGTCGGTATCGTAACCTGCCAGGGCGTCGGCAAGGATGCGCATGTTGCGCTGCTGACATCGGGCACATCGCCGGCTGTCATCGTCGAGACAGAAAAATTCAAGCCCTATCCCGTGCACCCGTTGCCAGAGATCGACTGGTCGCAGCAGATCCCCAAGCGCGGTGACCAGCGGCAGATGGAGAACTGGCAGCGCATCGGCGTCTTTGCCGCCGGTCTTGCGCTCGACGACGCCGGCTTCAAGGACAATTTCGAGGCATGCGGCGCGATGGACATGATCGTTGCTGCCGGCGGTGGCGAGCGCGACATCAATGTCGATACGCTGATCGTCGACGAGGGCCTGAAGCGCAACGACCGCGAATTGATGCTCAACGAAAAGCTGACGACAGAGCTACGGCCAACGCTGTTTCTCGCCCAGCTTTCAAACCTGCTCGCAGGCAATATCTCTATCGTCCACAAGGTCACCGGCTCGTCGCGGACCTTCATGGGCGAGGAGGCTGCCGGCATATCGGCGGTCGAGACCGCCTTTCACCGCATCAAATCCGGCGAATCCACCCATGCGCTGGTCGGCGGCGCGTTTTCGGCAGAGCGGCTGGACATGATCCTGCTGTTCGAATCGATCGGCGGCCACAGCGTCGGCGACTGGCAGCCCTTGTGGTCGCGTCGCGAGGGCAGCGGCGGCGGCATGATCGTCGGCTCGCTCGGAGCCTTCCTGGTTCTGGAATCCCGGGCCCACGCCGAAAGCCGTGGTGCCCATATCTATGCGACGATCGACGCGATCGAGGGTGACCGCGGCAACCGCGACGACGGCAGGTTCGAGGCTCGCCTCGAGCGGTTGCTCGAGCCCGCCATGGGTTCCGGCAGCGAAGCAATCGTGTTTTCCGGAAGCTCCGGCCTCCACGAGATTGCAGCCCGCGAGAAGGCAGTGCTGGACAAGGCGCTTCCGGAAGCGGCGATCCGTGGCTATGGCGGCGTGACCGGACACGGGCTCGAAACGCAGTTTCCGCTCGGCATCGCGTTTGCCGCACTGGCGCTGGCCAACAAGGCCAAGGTGCCGGCGTTCGACCCAAACCATGAAAAGCCGATGGGCACAGCCGCCCGGACGGCGATCGTGACAACCGTCGGACATACGCGCGGCGAGGGCGTTGCCGTCCTGTCCACTGAGCCTCAGGAGTGA
- a CDS encoding beta-ketoacyl-ACP synthase — translation MTAAAYRDHLGRPIVAVTGMGIITSLGQGLKDNWDALTSGVSGIHAITRFPTDNISTRIAGTVDFIEVPISNAVERSYAFARETTVEALAQAGLSGDFNGPLFLAAPPIEPEWSARFALGDRSPPADHPGDAYERFLAAMRERPDPSFHEAASFGAISERLSDRFGTRGLPVTLSTACASGATAIQLGIEAIRQGRTERALSVATDGSLSAEALIRFSLLSALSTQNDPPTKASKPFSKDRDGFVIAEGAATLVLESLESAVARGAKILGIMKGAGDKADSFHRTRSSPDGAPAIATIRAALADAGMAETDIGYINAHGTSTPENDKMEYGAMLAVFGERLAKIPVSSNKSMIGHTLTAAGAVEAVFSLQTMLTGTLPPTINYAIPDTSIDLDVVPNVKRETQVHAVLSNSFGFGGQNASLVMALDPA, via the coding sequence ATGACAGCTGCAGCCTATAGGGACCATCTCGGACGCCCGATCGTTGCCGTCACCGGCATGGGCATCATCACCTCGCTCGGCCAGGGCCTGAAGGACAACTGGGATGCGCTGACATCAGGCGTTTCCGGTATCCACGCCATCACGCGCTTTCCGACCGACAACATCTCGACCCGCATCGCCGGTACCGTCGATTTCATCGAGGTGCCGATTTCCAACGCCGTCGAGCGCTCCTATGCGTTTGCCCGCGAGACCACCGTCGAGGCGCTGGCGCAGGCTGGCCTGTCCGGTGATTTCAACGGTCCGCTGTTCCTGGCCGCGCCGCCGATCGAACCGGAATGGAGCGCCCGTTTCGCTCTTGGCGATCGCTCGCCGCCGGCCGATCACCCGGGCGATGCCTATGAGCGATTTCTTGCCGCCATGCGCGAACGTCCGGATCCATCCTTCCACGAGGCCGCCTCGTTCGGCGCCATCTCGGAGCGTCTTTCCGACCGTTTCGGCACGCGCGGTCTGCCGGTAACCCTGTCGACAGCCTGTGCCTCGGGCGCCACCGCAATCCAGCTCGGGATCGAGGCGATCCGCCAGGGTCGCACCGAGCGGGCCTTGTCGGTTGCGACAGACGGCTCGCTGAGCGCCGAGGCGCTGATCCGCTTTTCGCTGCTGTCGGCGCTGTCGACCCAGAACGATCCGCCGACCAAGGCATCGAAGCCGTTCAGCAAGGACCGGGACGGGTTCGTGATTGCCGAGGGTGCTGCGACGCTGGTGCTGGAATCGCTGGAATCAGCTGTTGCCCGTGGTGCAAAAATCCTCGGCATCATGAAGGGCGCCGGCGACAAGGCCGACAGTTTTCATCGCACCCGCTCGTCACCCGACGGCGCGCCGGCCATTGCTACGATCCGGGCGGCTCTCGCGGATGCCGGCATGGCGGAGACCGACATCGGCTATATCAACGCCCACGGCACCTCGACGCCGGAAAACGACAAGATGGAATATGGTGCGATGCTGGCCGTCTTCGGCGAGCGGCTGGCCAAGATCCCGGTGTCGTCCAACAAGTCGATGATCGGCCATACGCTGACTGCTGCCGGTGCCGTCGAGGCCGTGTTCTCGCTGCAGACGATGCTGACGGGTACGCTGCCGCCGACCATCAACTACGCCATCCCAGACACCAGCATCGACCTCGACGTGGTGCCGAATGTCAAGCGCGAGACACAGGTCCACGCGGTGCTGTCGAACTCGTTTGGCTTCGGCGGGCAGAATGCCAGCCTTGTCATGGCGCTCGATCCGGCCTAG
- a CDS encoding alpha/beta hydrolase, with translation MKRRNFLVGAAVAAAAVQTTTTAAVAATPDPAQNSTIEVINLWTGPPPGGAGPGQGENLTPRGSLTQISLPRIIIHKPDKPTGAAMLMCSGGGYARVDIVNESTPAAIYFASRGITSVELVYRVPQEGWSIHAPFLDGIRAMKILHTEAKRLGIDPARLGVMGFSAGGHVAGMLATKAAEQFYVQTDEIDSSPSDVAFAALLYPVVTMMAPFDQTMSRLKICGKKPTEDMREAFSVEQHVTEDMPPTFVAHAMDDPIVPVDHSLMLFRALRAADVDTELHIFQSGGHGWGMGKTRPSVRSWTQLVETWLRLNGMLPTV, from the coding sequence TTGAAAAGACGAAATTTCCTGGTTGGCGCGGCAGTTGCAGCCGCAGCCGTCCAGACGACGACAACCGCAGCGGTGGCGGCCACGCCAGACCCTGCCCAGAATTCTACGATCGAGGTGATCAACCTCTGGACGGGTCCACCTCCGGGTGGCGCCGGTCCGGGCCAGGGCGAGAACCTGACGCCGCGCGGGTCGCTGACACAGATCTCGCTGCCGCGCATTATCATCCACAAGCCGGACAAGCCGACCGGGGCAGCGATGCTCATGTGTTCGGGCGGCGGATATGCGCGCGTCGATATCGTCAACGAAAGCACGCCGGCTGCCATCTACTTCGCGTCGCGTGGCATCACCTCCGTCGAACTCGTCTACCGCGTGCCGCAGGAGGGCTGGAGCATCCATGCGCCGTTCCTCGACGGTATCCGGGCGATGAAGATCCTCCATACGGAGGCGAAACGCCTCGGGATCGATCCGGCAAGGCTGGGCGTGATGGGCTTTTCCGCCGGCGGCCACGTTGCCGGGATGCTGGCCACCAAGGCCGCCGAGCAGTTCTACGTGCAAACCGACGAAATCGACAGTTCGCCGAGCGATGTCGCGTTCGCAGCGCTTCTCTATCCGGTCGTGACGATGATGGCACCGTTCGACCAGACCATGAGCCGTTTGAAGATCTGCGGCAAGAAGCCGACAGAAGACATGCGCGAGGCCTTTTCAGTCGAACAGCACGTCACGGAAGACATGCCGCCGACCTTCGTCGCGCATGCAATGGATGACCCTATCGTGCCCGTCGACCACAGCCTCATGCTGTTCCGCGCCCTGCGTGCCGCCGATGTCGACACCGAGCTTCACATCTTCCAATCCGGTGGCCACGGCTGGGGCATGGGCAAGACCCGGCCATCGGTGCGCAGCTGGACCCAGCTGGTAGAGACCTGGCTGCGGTTGAATGGCATGCTGCCGACCGTGTGA
- a CDS encoding lipid A biosynthesis lauroyl acyltransferase yields the protein MKLFITRIVLAFRHFRQWSIAQLAFGFLNFLKLFPADGGIRFADWLMRKVGPRTRRHALMLTNLRNAFPERSDAEIEAIALASWGSMGRLAAEYVFLDRLFDFDPEKTEPGRIEVSGVPIFLELRDNPRPFIVFTAHTGNFELLPVASAAFGLEVTVLFRPPNNPYVAKKVYDFRAKRMGHLVPSHAGSSFALARQLDEGGSVGVLVDQKFRKGLRTKFFGRDVKTNPLLPKLVRQFECEVYPARCVRLPNNRFRLEIEPRMELPRTDTGALDLPATAQMMNDKVESWVRENPEQWLWYHDRWNIKKHVLK from the coding sequence GTGAAGCTCTTCATCACCCGGATCGTACTGGCCTTCCGGCACTTTCGCCAATGGTCGATCGCGCAGCTGGCCTTTGGGTTCCTGAATTTCCTGAAGCTGTTTCCAGCTGATGGCGGCATACGGTTTGCCGACTGGCTGATGCGCAAGGTCGGTCCGCGTACGCGTCGTCATGCGCTAATGCTCACCAATCTGCGCAATGCTTTTCCGGAAAGGAGCGATGCGGAGATCGAGGCAATCGCGCTTGCCAGCTGGGGGAGCATGGGGCGGCTGGCGGCGGAATATGTGTTCCTCGACCGCCTTTTCGACTTCGATCCCGAGAAGACCGAGCCGGGCCGCATCGAGGTTTCCGGCGTCCCGATCTTTCTGGAATTGCGCGACAATCCACGGCCATTCATCGTTTTTACCGCCCATACTGGAAATTTCGAACTGCTGCCGGTGGCCAGTGCCGCCTTCGGGCTTGAAGTCACCGTGCTTTTCAGGCCTCCGAACAATCCTTATGTCGCAAAGAAAGTCTACGACTTCCGCGCCAAGCGGATGGGTCATCTGGTTCCCTCGCATGCCGGCTCGTCCTTTGCGCTCGCGCGCCAGTTGGACGAGGGCGGCAGCGTCGGCGTGCTCGTCGACCAGAAATTCCGCAAGGGACTGCGGACGAAATTCTTCGGCCGCGACGTGAAGACCAATCCGCTGCTGCCGAAGCTGGTGCGGCAGTTCGAATGCGAGGTCTATCCGGCCCGCTGCGTGCGGCTGCCGAACAATCGCTTCCGGCTGGAAATCGAGCCAAGGATGGAGCTGCCGCGCACCGATACCGGCGCACTCGATCTGCCGGCCACTGCCCAGATGATGAACGACAAGGTGGAAAGCTGGGTACGGGAAAATCCGGAGCAATGGCTCTGGTATCATGACCGGTGGAATATCAAGAAGCACGTCTTGAAATGA
- the cbiB gene encoding adenosylcobinamide-phosphate synthase CbiB has product MIIDEHLLILVLALLLDRIVGDPDWLWTRLPHPVVLFGKAISFVDKRYNLTRLSAADRRRNGLVSILALLALSALAGGVLHALLGMFGWLGLLIEAVLVAVFLAQKSLADHVIAVSEALRQEGLEGGRRAVSRIVGRDPETLDEPAVCRAAIESLAENFSDGVVAPVLWYSVFGLPGLLLYKMLNTADSMIGHKSETYIDFGRASALLDDVANWPAARLSILLIALGAMVRRGVTALNNAFRIAARDGGLHRSPNSGRPEAAMAGALDIQLAGPRIYAGETVREPMINGSGRDTATVSDVEAGVAIFYTACSVLALAVLAGFLALL; this is encoded by the coding sequence ATGATCATCGACGAACACCTGCTCATCCTCGTATTGGCTCTGCTGCTCGACCGGATCGTCGGCGATCCAGACTGGCTGTGGACGAGACTGCCGCATCCGGTGGTGCTGTTCGGCAAGGCGATCAGCTTTGTCGACAAGCGCTATAATCTGACGCGGCTTTCGGCCGCAGACCGTCGTCGCAACGGTCTCGTGTCGATACTGGCTTTGCTGGCGCTGAGTGCACTTGCCGGTGGCGTGCTGCATGCTTTGCTCGGGATGTTCGGCTGGCTCGGTCTGCTGATCGAAGCGGTGCTGGTGGCGGTTTTCCTGGCCCAGAAGAGCCTCGCCGACCATGTCATTGCTGTCTCGGAGGCATTGCGGCAGGAGGGGCTCGAAGGCGGACGGCGCGCGGTGTCGCGCATTGTCGGTCGCGATCCCGAGACGCTCGACGAGCCCGCTGTCTGTCGGGCGGCCATCGAGAGCCTGGCGGAGAATTTTTCCGATGGCGTGGTGGCGCCGGTGCTCTGGTACTCGGTTTTCGGCCTGCCGGGCCTGCTTCTATACAAAATGCTCAATACGGCCGATTCGATGATTGGCCACAAATCCGAGACCTATATCGATTTCGGCCGGGCGTCGGCACTGCTCGACGATGTCGCGAACTGGCCGGCGGCGCGGTTGTCGATCCTGTTGATTGCCCTCGGGGCGATGGTGCGACGTGGTGTGACGGCGCTCAACAATGCCTTTCGCATCGCCGCGCGCGACGGTGGTCTGCACCGTTCGCCGAATTCCGGCAGGCCGGAGGCAGCCATGGCCGGCGCTCTCGATATACAGCTGGCGGGTCCGCGTATCTATGCCGGAGAGACCGTGCGGGAGCCGATGATCAACGGATCCGGGCGAGATACCGCGACCGTCAGCGATGTCGAGGCGGGCGTGGCCATCTTCTACACGGCCTGCAGCGTACTGGCGCTGGCCGTGCTTGCGGGTTTTCTCGCTTTACTTTAA
- a CDS encoding cobyrinate a,c-diamide synthase, which yields MSGLLISAPSSGSGKTTITLGLLRALRNRGVAVAPGKAGPDYIDPAFHAAASGTTCLNFDPWGMRPELISANAALHREGGRMLVVEAMMGLFDGAADGQGTAADLAAMLSLPVVFVVDAARTSQSVAALVSGFANFRADIRIVGVILNRVGSARHELMLRQALRAIGMPVVAVVRSDPGLAVPERHLGLVQAGEHSGLEEFIERAAAAVSAECDFDLLMRAGTGRAKASPANIHRMAPLGQKIAVARDIAFAFSYEHMLLGWRRRGAEISFFSPLADEAPVADADAIYLPGGYPELHAGAIASASAFRSAMREAAERGVRIFGECGGYMTLGEELIDAAGGRHAMLGLLPVVTSYETRKRHLGYRRVTPLPGSFFEAPMKAHEFHYSTLVSEGDADPLFAVTDALDNDLGTAGLQRGKVAGSYMHLIDLSGEAG from the coding sequence ATGAGCGGGCTGTTGATTTCGGCGCCGTCCTCCGGGTCGGGCAAGACGACGATAACGCTCGGGCTCTTGCGGGCGCTGCGCAATCGGGGCGTTGCCGTGGCGCCGGGCAAGGCCGGACCCGATTATATCGATCCCGCCTTCCATGCGGCGGCGAGCGGGACGACCTGCCTCAATTTCGACCCTTGGGGCATGCGCCCGGAACTGATCTCCGCCAATGCCGCCCTCCACCGGGAAGGCGGCAGGATGCTGGTGGTCGAGGCGATGATGGGCCTCTTCGACGGCGCTGCCGATGGTCAGGGTACAGCGGCCGATCTGGCGGCGATGCTGTCTCTGCCTGTGGTGTTCGTCGTCGACGCGGCGCGCACGTCACAATCGGTGGCGGCGCTCGTTAGCGGCTTTGCCAATTTTCGCGCCGACATCCGCATCGTCGGCGTCATTCTCAACCGGGTTGGCAGCGCTCGCCACGAACTGATGCTGCGACAGGCGCTGCGGGCAATCGGCATGCCCGTCGTCGCCGTAGTGCGCAGCGATCCGGGGCTGGCGGTGCCGGAGCGTCACCTGGGGTTGGTGCAGGCCGGCGAACACTCGGGGCTCGAGGAGTTTATCGAGCGTGCCGCCGCGGCTGTTTCCGCCGAGTGCGATTTCGATCTGCTGATGCGTGCCGGTACCGGACGTGCCAAGGCCTCTCCTGCCAACATTCACCGTATGGCGCCGCTTGGCCAGAAGATCGCAGTCGCCCGCGACATCGCCTTTGCCTTTTCCTATGAACACATGCTGCTGGGCTGGCGGCGACGCGGTGCGGAGATCTCGTTCTTCTCGCCGCTTGCCGACGAGGCCCCAGTGGCAGACGCCGATGCCATCTATTTGCCCGGAGGCTATCCGGAGTTGCACGCGGGGGCCATCGCGTCGGCCAGTGCGTTTCGCTCCGCCATGCGGGAGGCGGCCGAGCGTGGCGTCAGGATTTTCGGCGAGTGCGGCGGCTATATGACGCTCGGTGAGGAACTGATCGATGCAGCCGGTGGGCGCCATGCGATGCTCGGGCTGCTGCCGGTCGTCACCAGCTACGAGACGCGCAAGCGGCATTTGGGCTATCGCCGCGTCACGCCATTGCCGGGCAGTTTCTTCGAGGCGCCGATGAAAGCGCATGAATTCCACTATTCGACGCTGGTGTCCGAAGGCGATGCCGACCCGCTGTTTGCCGTTACCGATGCCTTGGACAACGATCTCGGCACGGCCGGCCTGCAGCGTGGCAAGGTCGCCGGTTCCTACATGCACCTGATCGACCTGTCCGGAGAGGCCGGATGA
- a CDS encoding acyl carrier protein: protein MTATFDKVADIIAETSEIDRATITPESHTIDDLGIDSLDFLDIVFAIDKEFGIKIPLEKWTQEVNEGKVSTEEYFVLKNLCAKIDELRAAKA from the coding sequence GTGACTGCTACATTCGATAAGGTTGCCGACATCATCGCGGAAACGAGCGAAATCGACCGGGCGACGATTACGCCGGAAAGCCACACGATCGACGATCTCGGCATCGATAGCCTCGATTTCCTCGATATCGTGTTTGCGATCGACAAGGAATTCGGCATCAAGATTCCGCTGGAAAAGTGGACGCAGGAAGTCAACGAAGGCAAGGTCTCGACGGAGGAGTATTTCGTCCTCAAGAATCTCTGCGCCAAGATCGATGAGTTGCGCGCCGCCAAGGCCTGA
- a CDS encoding gamma carbonic anhydrase family protein, with translation MPIYMLGGLTPKTPPAGRYWLAPDASIIGKVELGEDVGIWFGAVLRGDNDPIVIGARTNIQEGSMVHTDAGFPVVIGEGCTIGHHAIVHGCTIGDNTLVGIGATILNGARIGKNCLVGANALVTEGKEFADGSLIVGSPAKAIRLLDDAAIEGLRRSATSYVANWQRFARDLKLVD, from the coding sequence ATGCCGATCTATATGCTGGGAGGACTGACCCCGAAAACGCCGCCTGCCGGACGCTACTGGCTGGCGCCGGATGCGTCGATCATTGGAAAGGTCGAGCTTGGCGAGGACGTCGGCATCTGGTTTGGGGCGGTCTTGCGGGGCGACAACGATCCGATCGTCATCGGTGCCCGGACCAATATCCAGGAAGGCAGCATGGTCCACACAGATGCCGGCTTTCCGGTCGTCATTGGAGAAGGCTGCACGATCGGTCACCACGCCATCGTCCACGGCTGTACCATCGGCGACAACACGCTGGTCGGCATAGGCGCCACCATCCTTAACGGCGCGCGCATCGGTAAAAATTGCCTTGTCGGCGCCAATGCGCTGGTGACGGAAGGCAAGGAATTTGCCGACGGCTCGCTGATCGTCGGTTCGCCCGCAAAAGCGATCCGCCTTCTCGACGACGCCGCCATAGAAGGCCTGCGTCGCTCGGCAACAAGCTACGTCGCCAACTGGCAGCGTTTCGCACGGGATCTGAAGCTGGTCGATTAA